The sequence cttagaagcCGTGGTTGTGCTAAGTGTCTTCACcaaattgaagaattttttttagatttttacattttaatatatatatatatatatatttatatataatttttcttttcttataatttctaagttgataaaaatcttaatttaattataatccaaattctagatataaaaaatttttcccctcttttcacatgtatatatatggttcattttttatgtgataGCTTTGTAACTATCCTAAAGGACCTAAACTACATTAAAAGAAACCCCTAAAAaaactacattaaaaaaaattaaattaaatgtacaATATAAGAGGGAAGGcataagtttgagtttaagttaaattttatcaactaaaaaattgcagtaatttttttagataaaaacatcacaacctattttttttttcccctcttttcatgtgtatatatagtttttattttttatttttttatgggatagtTTTGTAACTATCCTAAAGGACCTAAACTACATTAAAAGAAACCCCtaataaaaattacatcaaaaaaattttaaaaaattaaacatacaATATGAGGGAAGGcataagtttgagtttaagttaaaCTCTATCaactaaaaaattgtaataatttttttagatacaaACGACACAACCTAattgttcttatcaactttctcaaaaaaaaaaaaaaagaagttattcttattaactttttctctattgttttattaattttttagataaatacaaaaacttaattgtggatatgaaatttttttagagataatgaAGTAACACTACTACCACAAATATATAACACTACTaccacaaatataattttattgggaaaaaaatgtaatttcataAATAGTGTTTTATATGTAATaggtttttctttattcttatcTTCTCCTTCTATAATATATCCTCTTCTTCTATAATATATCTTATTCTTAGTGGAATAAAACTTACACCAAATTGTGAATCCTCAAATCCCTAAGGAAACATCTCTTCCTCTAGCAACACAGGtatgtatttcttttcttttcatttcctttttttttgtttgtttgtttgtttgtttgttttcacaAAGCTACATTCTAATTCATGAGTAAGGAGCAATaaatttgatgaaaataataaatagagcCTTTAGGTAAATctataaatgttattttttacGAGTGTATATCTTTGGTATGTGTATGCATATATATTGCGTCTTATATTGTTTATAGGACCTTTTGCTTTCTATACTTTGTGTTGTCTTACTCTTATTATAAGCTAGAAGCCTAGAACTTGCACTTTATGAATTTGGaatgacaaatttttaaactcttttAAGAAAGGTAGATTCATATGTTGGCTTGCTTTCTAAATCATGAGTTATTctcttttgataaataattctcatatatatatatatagacaaatacATACATGTTGTGGTGGTTACCTAATGAtgtacaatatattttattcaaacaCACTACATATATTatgtattaatttaattaatttagagTTTCAAGTTTCTCACTACTTAATTAGTAgagtatttcaaaaataaacccccttttttactttcaattctaattaaatttttattttttattttttataatctatatttaacattaaaatatatattttttaatttatatatgattttttatcaaggtatttaatttacatatgattttttttattaaactgtGCATCacacgggcataatactagtatatatatatatattagcctCTGCACACGCACTCACGTGTGTATTTAGatgttcttctatttttttaagtaaaagttaataatttgtatctattataatttagaaatatgtttcttttttcaaacaaataaaaatgataaactttaaaGATAAGCAgtaattgtaatttctttttgggataattacactttacctacctgtggtttgcctctaatttgacTTACCTATCcgtggtttcaattttgacactttaccgaCCTGTAATTCCCTCCGTTACTgatccgtaacccacctctccttcagtcgttactctaacacataatatgtcaaaaacaaaagcccaaacaaatcaaaacactcCTTACTCCCAAAACTCACTCCCATCCAACTTGCTCACCAAACTAAGATCCTAGAtgctacaatatatatatatataagaattaaaaCAATACTAAATAGATCAAAACACACAGAATTGAAAACCCACAAAATCTTGATACAGATCTAAAACAATTATAAATCCACACAACTTCAAAACACATCTAAAAAAATCTATCTCCTTCCCTCACTCACTTTAAGACTCTACTTCTCTCACCCATTTTGACCCTTGCCAAAATCAGCTTAAACCAGATTTTGAGGAAAGCAACTTTGACCTTCAAGTCTTCGACTCCTCTCTTGAGCTCCTCCTCTATCTCGTTGGCCGCTTCGTAGCACTTCATTGTCTCGTCTTGCTTTTGCTTGTGATATCATATTCTAATTTGAGTCGAATTGATATTGGTGCTGCTGAGGCTGGAGATCGGTTTGTGTGCTTggattgttgttttttatttgctGACCTGTCATGGTTCAATTTGGGTTTAAAGGGTTGGTTAGGTCTTTGTTTTCATAGTTGGGTGTTTCATGGCTGGGTTTTTTATGGTGCTTTTTTGGCTGGGTTTTCATAGTTGGGCTTGATTTTCATGGTTGGAAAACTGGTGGATTTTCGTTTGGATACTGAGAAAAAAATGGTGGAAATCTGagttcttttctttatttttgtgctTGTTTCCATGTGCTTGGCTtcatttggatttttgttttgatttttgattttttagtctttatttggaaagaaaatcttgattttcttgggaaaaCTTTGAATACCCAGAAAATggatcaaaacaaaaatcctaGATGTTACAATGTAGTTTGAGGTGTTGCagtttgctttgtttttgtagATTTATTGCCTTGGATCTAGATTCTTAGTTTGGTGAGCAAGTTGGATTGGAGTGAGTTTTGGGAGTGAGgagtgttttgatttgtttgggtttttgtttttgacatattatgtgttagagtaacaGCTGAAGGAAAGATGGGTGGCGGATCAGTAATGGAGggaatcacaggtgggtaaagtgtcaaaattaaaaccacaggtaggcaagtcaaattagaggcaaaccacaagtgggtaaagtgtgattattcctttcttttttgaacctgaagggaaaaaaatcctaaattttaagagttatttttttgaattcaaaatgaaatttgttatttgacatttatgacattttttctaaataaagttACCTTTCATTAATGGGAGTATTTTTTAACCACATAAAAATCTAGTTGAAAAAGGGAAGTCCTCTTATATATAACAAGCATCCAAGTCAATTAAATATGCATAAAATGCACTTAGAAAGTGAGAAACTTCAAAAGGCCATAACTTTCGGCTCGATCGTCAATTTcgaatgcattttatttatttatttcatataacTTTCAAACGtgtgtaaatctcaaaattttatttttattttaggtttagtatcataatgtttaaaaatgagatgAAGATTTTTCtgtacttgagttttttttctaattagttATTTgtaagtgaaaaatgaaaaaaagtaaaacttaggaacttaaaaagaaaatagtaaattactctttcaatccattgtgtttttaaatttaaaattatttaactaaaatatatggGTATTTTaaagagtttaagaatttgtgtgagaATATTTTAATACGTAAAATGATTAAACCCAAACAAGGAATTCTGTTATTAATAGTATggatatataattatttttgtttatttgtctcTATGGTAGCCCCAAGCAAAGGCCACCAACTTTTCCAAGACACATCTTTTGCTGGTATTGGAGTAGTGGTAAGAGATTCTACAGGAATGGTTTTTGCTGCACTCTTGGAAAAGGATTACGCTGCCTCCAATAGTTGATGATGTCAAAGTTTTGGCATGTAGGAGAGCGATTTCTTTTGCATTAGAGATCGGGTTGCAAAATGTGGTGTTTGAAGGGGACTCTAATACGGTCATCAGCTATCTTAAAGAGTTAAGGCTGGCTCTTCTTGTTTGGCATCTTTTGTTCAAGTTATTGAGGATTCCCACGTTTTGGCTTTGCAGATTGTTGATGGCTATTTTGGAAGTCCAAGTGGAAGAGAGAAACCCAGCAACACGAACAGAAAAGAGTTGGCAAATGgataaaaaaaacccattaatccCAAGCGGTAGGAATAATAGATCACAGGTCCATGTGATAAACACATGGGCCTTGAGGAGgtaaatgggcttaaaggagcccaaaaagaaagaaaaagcaaatcatgggcagtatatgatgtagaaaagtgagaatgagccacggcagacccaaagtaatgaaaacaaagaaagtaaggggttaatggcaagcccatgaaccccaaggatgagaaatAATGTAATTTGGCCAGGGAAGCAAAAAGAATTCAGTAAAAGCCCATGGCGATGCAAAGTTAGGAAAAGGGCTGAGGAAACCCAAAGGAAGCAAATGGGCCCGAGACacccaaagaaaaacaaatgggacacagGAGCCCACCGGTGATGTAACAAAAGAATCAATGGTCTTGCTAGGCCATTAGGAGAAGAATAAATGGCAGGCCCAAAGAAGCCCAGCTAGATTAAGGTAAAACAATTTCGCAGCAGGAATAATTGAGTGGTATGGTAGGAGATGGTAGCAGGAAAAAGGGTGGATTAAAGAAAAAGCAAAGCCCACCGTCAAGCAAGGCCCAGTCCTGAATAGGGCAAGctataaaaggaaaggaaatcAAAAAATAGTCAAGGACAGACGGCAGACTGCGCAGGCCAACCACGACAGACGCATGAGCAGTAGGCAAACTTTGGACATACATGGAAGAAAGGCATGCGCAAGACCCAGAcctcaccagcctgtacccagccaatacaggatacggtgaggtcatgggtcaaAGGTAAAAGAGCATGGTTTggcggtggggagaggggaaaacctattttgaggttcctgctagggctcttttgggggaagtgtcttgttgggatgacataccacctaAAGGGGCAAAGCTGAGCTGGAATCACTAGGtacatgccatgagggatagggagagagaagacaTCCACATCGTAGCAGGAATGAGTGCCATGGcagacaagcaaacaaaatagcTTTCTTTTGTCTAGCGATGGGGAGTGGCACACAGATGGACCAGTGGTAGTCGGCAGGTACACCCATACCAGACAAATGTGGTTaagggttaaaatagtaaaatccgaTCATGGTATGCACTATAAAGAGGCCCTTGCAGTGTGCAGAAAGGCAAGAGGGAAAAACATCACAATATTGAAAACTTGAAAACCGGGAAATAGAAAACAAGGATTAAGAAAAATAggtagaaagagaaaaagataagaaaaggggaatattagaaaagaataaaagaaaaagatagagagttagaacgacaggcatgcaccaataggttgattccctctctccctctcaaaatcttgctttctGCCGGAAACaaagagtgttcttgtgcaccaACCATTCAAGTCCACTTTCCtcaaagtaattaatttccatGGCAGGATCTTCCTAagagattattcactttgagaagaAGCGTTCTTCCCTCTTTGGTTTTGGTCCTGTGGATCAAACTTGATCTGATTTATTTCCTCTCTCAATCAACTCATATATTACCCCATGTTTCccttacttttcttataaaataattgttgttaaactatgattatcttttttttaagtaggGAATATCTGTTTACcttaataaaaatgacaaagtACTTCATTTTATCTTGTTATTATCATATTTGTCTGCCGCAATCCATCTGAAACAATTCTGCTCGCCGTAAGCGTGCTCCTGGCAGATGAGacatagtttgcgcacaagccggaccagTTTGAATTGCAGTTGATCAGTTTCAACTCCTTTACTCAGAATACTTGGGCCCaataccgcaggaggcagcccagcccacttTAACCACAAAAGGCCCACTACACAGATCAGTTCTTGTACTTTTTTCCATGTACGTCAAAAGGGTAATGCGGTGGCTAATAAACTAGCCAAATTAGCAATGCATTATGTTGAACCCTAGATTTGGTTGGAAGACATCCATAATGATGTTGCCCATCTTGTATTGTTTgacaataatttttctattgATCGAATAAAATTCTTgactggtttctcaaaaaaaaaaaaaaaaaaaaagttccataATTGaaattgcatacaagtaatgaAGTTTTCCACTTATTTAGCAGAAAGAATATAAACCCATTTCGTAATTTCTATTCCTTAGATGAAGAGAACCTGTGAAGCTAGAACATAGAGAGTCAATACCAGACATGTAGAAATTGTAGTAATCTTCACTGGCATTCTTCCTTTATCCCTCCTCAAGACTACGGCTTCATAGATTGGCATGCAATTCACCACTACAAAACCTGCCATAGACATCTGCAAAAATAGTTCCTCCGAATTGCTGCCCTTCAAAACTTGCATGAGCCCCATAAAAAATGAGACTAAGTTGATTATTGCTGCCACTGTTATTGGCACAAACATGGGTGATGGGACTCCAAAGTCAAAAACACCTTGGTCATATCTTTTGCTTTGTTCATCATCAACAACTTTGTTGGTCAAACTAAAACCGTATGTGGAAATGCCTAGACACTTGAGAAAGTACTCCAGGAATGCGAACAAGTAGCTTGAGAGTACTCTTATCGTCCACATTCTTTGATCATTCCACCACCTTTGAACTGTTCCACCCTCTACTATAAATTCAAGGAGATCACTTCCATAGGCTCCAAGGAAAAGAAACACGTACAAGAAGAACCATGGCTCCGATAACTACAACTCATTTTTCAATTAAGTCaatttatcaattgaaaaatgACAATCAAGTAATGATGAGGACACGacttttttcacaacttattaaTATGGCAAATTGTGATTGAAGCAATTTCACTTTAATATTTCTAGGGTTGACTCAATACATTTTGGGCCTTAGACCAAAACTTCAAATGTGATACtttcttatataaataattattattttaatatttatttaattttggaaaTACTTTTCATCCAAATTTTCAGCTATGTTTTGTTTATCACTGGtaacaaatttatccaaaaatcatttttaagatttaaaaaaaaaaaaaatcatacacaGGTGATatggggaaattattgtgtactcccggagtaccataaatgcgtacgccttcctctcacatgaatgtgggtctcactaattaaattcatggtgagacttaccattcatgtgagagggaggACTACACATTTATAGTACTTcgagagtacctaataattttccggTGATATGAAGCATGATCTATAATAGGAAAGTATAATTTACGTGTAAAACCTAAATTATTAGAATTGGGATCCTAAGCAAGATCAATGAGAGGTCCTTATAGATCAAATTGTAGAATCAAATTAAGAATTGTAAGATTCTAATTTATGGCAAAAATAAAGTGATAAATACTGGTAATAATGATTTATCTTAAATAATCATTGAATTAACCAAAGGAAAAGGGatagattttaaataatagtataacTTTCACATCCTTTCCCTACTAACTAAAGAAATTTGCATATTTctcaatatgaaaaatatttttatagattCATCACATGAGTATAAACATTGGTAACaaatctaattttaatttcatgtaCTGTTGAAGAAGTAGTGTTTTGTTCCTTTGGgggagaaaatgaaaatgacattatatataattagagATCGATAAGCTCAAACAAgtatcaataaaatatatacagTAATTATGTATGGTAATGCTACTGGTAGACCATTAATCAAGAGAAACTTTTGCTACCTATTCAccataataatttttacaacaattgaGTTGACACCTAGCAGAGTTTTATTAGTTCACATCTAGACTCATCACTAACTTTCTATTTATCATTTACCATTCAAAACTTGTCAACTCGGCAGTTGTAAAATATGTGGTAAAAACTGTTGTAACTCTAAACTAATTGatgtaaaaaaattgtggagtttcttttgttcttatttGCACCATATGTGCCACACGGCACACTTATCACAATGTAATTTCTACTTACCCTACCTTCTTTACCCTTCTTATTTGCACCATATGTGCCATTGGCTTTTTGACAAACAATCTCTCTCAACCATGAGATgatagattttcaaaaataatttttattaattaaaatttttatatgttgCATAGCATTCAAAgagattataatttttcaaaaataatttgttgATAAACAATGCATTACATTGGCCAATAGAGAgagccttaattttttttcccctaggTGAGgtgccttaattttttttttctttctatattgCAAgactaattaaatataatttgttgGTGAATAGGGGTCTTCTTTCATTGGGGGAGCTAGGGCCATTTATTGTCTAAAAGTGGCCTACGGGTTAAATTGCTCCACACATGGCCTAATCTCTAACACTATTTTTTACCAATCATAACAGAACACGCTAGTAATTGTGAAAAATTGGCCTCCATAGACTTGTTGATATAAACATAATAAATCCATTAACATTAATGAATGACATAATCTTGGCACCAACACTTCAAAAGTTTAGCGAATAAAggtggggaaaagaaaaagagtagaGAGGCCTAGCATATAGACTTTATTTCAAAGACTCTAACATTTAAGTAATTACATAGCTAAATTGttctatccaaaaaagaaaaaccaaagtAATGACATGAAATTTGTAAAGTGTTTAGGTACATACCTTTGGGAATATACTAACTTCATTGAGAAGAGCTAGTTGGGGGAGGAAGGCATATATGATGTATGGAATAAGCCAATTGGGTAACAGTATATAATATGTATAAGTAAGGCCCATAATAAGGCCCATGGACCTAGTGCCGAAGGTTATGGGGCTATATTTTGAGAATTCAACTTGCATAGCACCAATGACCCATCTTTGGCATTGATTCAATCCATCAATAAGGCTGATTGGTGCATTACCCAAAAAGGCTGGCCTCTTAGGATTGCAAAATATGGACCTCCATCCATCACATTTTTGCCGATACCCCGTGTAGAAGTCCTCAACTAGTGATCCATAATTGAAGCCCATCTACGTATTGCACAATGAATTTATTGATCATCTATAAGTTATAATTACAATCGAATGTGACTTTTCACTCTTCTTTAATTAAGAATTGAATCCATGTAAGATATTCAGCATTTTCTAGATGAAAATAAGATTTCGAccctaaattttaattattatataatactTAGCGTGCAGTTGGATTagttttttgctgaaaattttatttgtttatttattaaaagttgaaaaaagtGTGTGTGCAAGGAAGTGATATCCTAGTTTTTAAGCAGATTATTCCGCTTGCTATTCAAGACATCTCAAAAATCTCATAAACCGACCGATAGAATGGTGGATTGAATTTAAGATTTCCAAGTTTACGCCATATCCCAAACCAATAAACTCACTACCTGAGTTCCCTATGAGAATACAAAAGTATAGTTATACTTAAGAAAAGTGATGATTTAATCAATCATACATAAGAAAATgattaagtgtttttttttttttaaaggaaaaactaatcGAAAAGCACACTAAtcagttataacttataaattgTAAGCTAGGGAAATATAAACAAACTCATAGGCTTACCTCAAACCCCCATTTGGTATTGTTCTCATAACTGCACCCTGCAACCTTGTGTGCCAAATCGAGAATTTGTTGGGATTGGATGGGCTTGTTCGCTACAATATTGTATGGGCTAATTTCTGTGATTTCTGGTGAAATAAAAGTTGATGGACCTCCAAAGAAAACCCGCCGATTGAAATAGCATCCGGTTCCCATATAATTTGGGCCCAATAGTCCGTCCATACCCATTGGATTAGTTTGAAAAGCTCGTTTATATTCACTACCATAAGTGTCATTCTTGTTAATCCCATGAAACATTTGAGGGAATTGAACATATCCTAATTTGGACTGAAGTTGAGGATTTGATAGATAACACAATGCCCGAAGGGGTGTTTGTGGATCATTGGAGTACGTATCACAATCCATGGTTAGGATTATAGGTGCATTGGTCATGGCAGCTGAGACTCGAAGCTTTAAAACAAAAGGCCAAAACAAGTAGTAATTGATGAACAGAAACACAAAAAGAACTATGAAAGAACTAGTAGCATGTGTAACATAGTACATTTTGGCTCAAATATAAGAAGGCTTACCAGGACATTAAGGGCACCAGCCTTGAAATGGTGGGATGAAGTTTTGCTCTTTTCTCTAGAGAGATAGATGAGATTTGGCATCAAATGATCCGTGATATCTTTGTTTTTGCTACTCTCTAATAAGACCTGATCATGGTACAAGCCAATATATTAGATGCTCACTAAAGTTTTAattacctaaaaataaaaaggaattactattttaaatggGAATTAGatgcccaaaacaaaaaaattttgctactttttttgcTGAGCAATTGTTTCTATTACCAATTCCTATCCCAATGCTGTTCTATAATATGTGATGACACTTGGATTAATTTCTTTGGAATGAATAAAAGAGTCTATggatacaagttttttttcataacaattGATGTAACCTCTTGTAATTGATGTATGATAAAAGTAGTGTTAGTGATTAGTTAATGTGAAAATGATAACTCCAAATATAATTGTCACCTTAATaagttgtaaaaaattattaaagtaaTTTGTATCACTAACATTgtcaaagacaaaaaagaaaaaagaaatgctaGTGGAATGAATACACTGATCTTTTTTAACACAAATAGTAAACCCCTTGATATAAAACAAACCTTAATGATGGTGGAATGATCTTGGTGTGTAAATTCATCTGTCCATTTGCTCAAAGCCCTGCGCTCTGACTCATCAGTGATATACTCTTCGCTAACTTTCCCAAGCTCAAGAACATTCTCTACCCTAACTTTCATCCTTTCATACATTATCTGTAGGATTGTTAAGAACAAGAATGTGATTAAGCTAATGGTTAGGGTTATTGTTTGATAGAACTCTTCAATGAGGAAATTGCATTAATTTTACAAAAGATCCATGAATAAATCTTCcctacaaattataattttaaaaggtAATCAATAAGTTTTAGAGGAGATTCTATTCCCTTCCCATCTAAATTGGCCATTTATGCAATAATAAATGTCTTCTTCTAAAAACGATAGGTCGTGAGTTCAAATTCGAGAATTAATCTCTTTAAAAATAAGGGGGTAAGACTGTCTACCATGACCCCTCTAAAATCCCTCAAAAGTATAAGTTTTGTGCATTAGGTATGAAAAAAATGCTTAATTCCTAGTgcaattttgttcaatcatttAATCGAATGAATAAATGATATGCACATATCCTGCCATCAATAttacgataaaaaaaaaaaagaaagggttaGATAATATtgtaggttttattttattttcactttatgCCTTTATGATATATCCAATAGAAATATGCACATAGGTTAAAGCTAAAGGGTTCAATCCCTTTCTCACTCGTACCCAAAAGTGCATTGTTTTAAGAGAAAGGGagttatatatatgtgtgtgtttgagagagagagatcaaataTGAGATGTGTCCAATAAATTAGAGCAATACTCTTTATACAATATTTTCCAtaacaaatttcaatttcagaataaataagttgttattaattctcAATAGGATCTTTAACTAACATTGCTTTTATTATCTCTTATTTAAGACTTATgattgtgaaaaagtttgtaaaaaattttgttatgcctgtataaaaaattaaggctaaaatacaaattatacCTTCTAAATTTGtctaaaattcattttagttctCTAATTTTGCTTTAATTCAATTAAGTCTTTtacatttcaaatttattcaattcaggaCTTTTGTCcaatatcataaaaaaattgttattaaaaaagtatttttctcacatgaaaaaaaaaaattctatataattaataaaaatattttatagcatTTATGTGTgagaatttttttcattagttaattgTATATTTACCACCAATATTTTAACGAAATTGGacaaaaaacttgaattaaataaacttaaaaattaaaaaactcaattaaacaaaaataaagtttgactaaaataaattttagtcaaacTTAAATGGTACCATTTGTGTTTTAACCAAATATTAACTGTTCTTTTTTCTTATGATATATCCAACACAAATTATGTTTTGggttcccaaaaacaaaaacaaacaaaaaaaaatttatttcagtcAAACTTAAATGATACCATTTGTGTTTTAACCAAATATTAACTGTTCTTTTTTCTTATGATATGTCCCACACAAATTATGTTTTGggttcccaaaaacaaaaacaaacaaaaaagtggTTGTGGCTCCTTTTCAGTGTAGTGAATTAGTGATGGCCGGCCAATATCTAGTTGTTGACAGGGGCCAAGCACTTATATATAGAAGGCGTGTCGTATTAGaatacctttcttttttttatattttaacttcTTCTGTTTGGTTTTAGTACAGTGTGCAAATTAGTACTTAATTGGAGTTCTTTTTAACATTTGAGATTCAATTATCAGGTTTCtaatttcttctttctcaaaaaaaaaaaaaaaaaagtttctaatttCTTTAGTATATGGCTATATGCAGTTATGCACTATATGTCTCCTTAAAAGAGGGAAGACAA is a genomic window of Quercus lobata isolate SW786 chromosome 2, ValleyOak3.0 Primary Assembly, whole genome shotgun sequence containing:
- the LOC115975248 gene encoding cellulose synthase-like protein G3 isoform X2; its protein translation is MEDLRLRGFNTSSTTSTPPLHTLRHARRTTLNRVFMAVYTCAILAHLYHHAHKLIESTTLASFFITLSLFISDIILAIIWVMQQCFRVAIVYRSEFPENLEKVMKKSDFPALDVFICTADPYKEPPIRLVSTALSVMAYDYPTEKISVYVSDDGGSQLTLFACMEAAKFASHWLPFCRKTNIIDRSPEAYFASKHSWSSDAEKIKIMYERMKVRVENVLELGKVSEEYITDESERRALSKWTDEFTHQDHSTIIKVLLESSKNKDITDHLMPNLIYLSREKSKTSSHHFKAGALNVLLRVSAAMTNAPIILTMDCDTYSNDPQTPLRALCYLSNPQLQSKLGYVQFPQMFHGINKNDTYGSEYKRAFQTNPMGMDGLLGPNYMGTGCYFNRRVFFGGPSTFISPEITEISPYNIVANKPIQSQQILDLAHKVAGCSYENNTKWGFELSEPWFFLYVFLFLGAYGSDLLEFIVEGGTVQRWWNDQRMWTIRVLSSYLFAFLEYFLKCLGISTYGFSLTNKVVDDEQSKRYDQGVFDFGVPSPMFVPITVAAIINLVSFFMGLMQVLKGSNSEELFLQMSMAGFVVVNCMPIYEAVVLRRDKGRMPVKITTISTCLVLTLYVLASQVLFI
- the LOC115975248 gene encoding cellulose synthase-like protein G3 isoform X1, which translates into the protein MEDLRLRGFNTSSTTSTPPLHTLRHARRTTLNRVFMAVYTCAILAHLYHHAHKLIESTTLASFFITLSLFISDIILAIIWVMQQCFRVAIVYRSEFPENLEKVMKKSDFPALDVFICTADPYKEPPIRLVSTALSVMAYDYPTEKISVYVSDDGGSQLTLFACMEAAKFASHWLPFCRKTNIIDRSPEAYFASKHSWSSDAEKIKIMYERMKVRVENVLELGKVSEEYITDESERRALSKWTDEFTHQDHSTIIKVLLESSKNKDITDHLMPNLIYLSREKSKTSSHHFKAGALNVLLRVSAAMTNAPIILTMDCDTYSNDPQTPLRALCYLSNPQLQSKLGYVQFPQMFHGINKNDTYGSEYKRAFQTNPMGMDGLLGPNYMGTGCYFNRRVFFGGPSTFISPEITEISPYNIVANKPIQSQQILDLAHKVAGCSYENNTKWGFEMGFNYGSLVEDFYTGYRQKCDGWRSIFCNPKRPAFLGNAPISLIDGLNQCQRWVIGAMQVEFSKYSPITFGTRSMGLIMGLTYTYYILLPNWLIPYIIYAFLPQLALLNEVSIFPKLSEPWFFLYVFLFLGAYGSDLLEFIVEGGTVQRWWNDQRMWTIRVLSSYLFAFLEYFLKCLGISTYGFSLTNKVVDDEQSKRYDQGVFDFGVPSPMFVPITVAAIINLVSFFMGLMQVLKGSNSEELFLQMSMAGFVVVNCMPIYEAVVLRRDKGRMPVKITTISTCLVLTLYVLASQVLFI